The Candidatus Palauibacter australiensis DNA window GAGGTGACTCGCGACATCCTCGGTGGCATCCTCACGCTCCTTTAGGGTAGTTAGTCTCTTTCCAACGCTACGCGCTCCCTCTTCGGATACGGGCTGCACGCAAATCGGGCACACGCCAGAATCTAAGAGGCTGTTCAGCTGCTCCACTTCGTGCCGCCTAGCCCCCTGTTCCGACAATGCAGCCTGAAGTTTTTCTCGTTCCTGTCGTAATCGATCGATCTCCCTCTGCAATTGAGGGGTTAGCATCTCCCGCCATGCCTCGCTTGCGTGTCCTAGCCGCTCTTGCTCCAGACTTGTCATGCGATCCTGCAAGTCGTTCAACTCTTGTGACACTCGGTCGATATCCCTCTTTGCTTCTTCGGCTCGCGCTGTACGCTCCAAGCGCCGGTCATATCCCGAGATTTCCTGCTGTAGCTCCGCCTTCTGTTTTTCTAACGCCCGCTGATCACGGCGCAGACTGTCCAAATCGGCATCCGCTACCTCGTACTCCTTGCTCAGTGCCTCTAGCCCGCTCCTCTGCTTGGCGAGCTTTGCAAGTTCTGCCGACGCCTCCTTACTCAGGCCTGTCAGATCGTCCCGCCCGTTAATGAGAGCCGGTACGCCTAGTGCCTGTTCAACAGCGTTCCGGATCCGGTTCCCTTGCTCGCTATCTTCGATCAATAGCTCTTCGTACTCGGCGAGCAATTCGGCATCAAACAGAAAGAAGCGGGCCGTTTGTCTTGGGGCGATCCGACTCAACTGGCCTTCGATCGCATCAAAAGGCAGCACGGTAGGTCCCCGTCGCAAGAACAAAGTCTGTGTATAATCACGGTTCTTCGTAGGTCGATTGACGCCCGGTGCCAATCGCATCGACCGACCTAGCTCATAGTCCACGCCGTCGTACTCAAACGTCGCCGTCACTCCGAACTCGTGATTCCCCTCGTCGGCGGAATCCATATTCGCAATATCGCAGTAGGCGCGGGGTTTGCGATTCCGATCGAGGACCTCGCCGTAAAACACCCACCGTACCGCGTTTAGCAAACTAGTCTTACCTCGCATATTATCGCCGAAAACCACGAGGACGTTG harbors:
- a CDS encoding AAA family ATPase, with the protein product MRLRRLTVTNFLPFYGEQTLRFPADGDHNVLVVFGDNMRGKTSLLNAVRWVFYGEVLDRNRKPRAYCDIANMDSADEGNHEFGVTATFEYDGVDYELGRSMRLAPGVNRPTKNRDYTQTLFLRRGPTVLPFDAIEGQLSRIAPRQTARFFLFDAELLAEYEELLIEDSEQGNRIRNAVEQALGVPALINGRDDLTGLSKEASAELAKLAKQRSGLEALSKEYEVADADLDSLRRDQRALEKQKAELQQEISGYDRRLERTARAEEAKRDIDRVSQELNDLQDRMTSLEQERLGHASEAWREMLTPQLQREIDRLRQEREKLQAALSEQGARRHEVEQLNSLLDSGVCPICVQPVSEEGARSVGKRLTTLKEREDATEDVASHLGVVGLRIKQLGTVIHRGAREGLTAAAGELGGLAVQQTRLENRKQDLEEQIRGVDTREIARVRTLRDRQVKLLGQVEQKVREGAEAIKHAQVAQKRRAEIISRGVSGGREEDRARLYRIYGTLESVFRKGVDRLRDRLRASVERSATEAFLELTTDKSFEKLEINDVYGLSIVDRKGRKIPQKSAGAEQIVALALIHGLNRTGQRAGPILMDTPLGRLDPRHRHNVLQYLPVMASQVVLLVHEGEVSKEGGLSPVASRVGARYEIERITSSRSRIRKL